Genomic window (Electrophorus electricus isolate fEleEle1 chromosome 25, fEleEle1.pri, whole genome shotgun sequence):
tagggttaaataacttgccATGTGAAACAtgatcacccatgcagtaattatccaatgggaggttCTTACTTATTTGCTTAGTTatatccaggtggtgaccttttatttatttatttatttatttatttaggccagacatatatagatgtgtgtgtgtgtgtgtgtgtgtgtgtgtgtgtgtgtgtgtgtgtgtgtgtgtgtgtgtgtgtgtgtgtgtgcgaccaCTAATAATTATTCAGTGTTAACTAATAACTACTTTTATTCATAGTCCACACAGTAAACAGCTGAACACAGGAGAGCCCATGGTGGTTCTGATGGCCTCTTCATGGTACACAGGAACAGTTTCTGATCTTAGTGTAGTTGGAAAATGAGGATAAGCATTTGTACAAGGTACAACTTGAGAGTCTATGGCTGGTTCAAAGAGCAGATGGTCAGGACctttcataattgtaagtccctttgaataaaagcatcagctaaatgccataaacaaagaaaatgaatgtaACAGCTGAAAGGGGAGAGCAAGAAGGGAGCACTGACATTAGGACTCACCAAGACATCAGTGCATCTCCGCTTCACTTCTCTTACTTCTTTATAAACttatttttcagtttctgaTGCATCATAAACATCAGTTGACTAAACTGATAGCATAAGGTGCATGCAATACTGAGATCACAGGTTCAGTTCCTAGGTAGTAAACAAAATTGTGTTGAAATGTTTTCAATATTCTTTTTGAACCATCAGGTGTTTGTAAGTAACAGTGCTAAATATGGTGACCTGGGGCAGCCATTTGGCTATCTGAAGGCAAGCACTGCTCTCAACTGTGTCAACCTGTTTGTTATGCCCTACAACTACCCCGTCGTGCTCCCCCTCCTCGGTAAGTCTGCTGGTTATTCCATGTATCCCTTACACACCCCTTCCCTCTCTGTGAGGTATCAAGTGTGGATCATGAAAAGGGTAACAGGGATGGGTTCATACTCTGTTTATGCTatttaaacttatgttagaattAGATGCAACATGACTCAGTGGTTTTTTACCTCTGTACTTCTAGATGACTTGATTAAAGTGCACAAATTCAAGCCTACCGTGAAATGGCGCCAGTCCTTTGAAAACTACCTGAAGACCATGCCTCCATACTACATCACAGTGAGTACCTTAAAGACTCACCTAAACATACACAGATGGAGCTCTTGAAGGTTATGATTGTGAATTGCTTGTCAATGTTTTAAGCCCCTAAGGAAAGCATTGAGGATGATGGGAGCTCCAAATTTATTGGCTGACAGCATGGAGTATGGATTAAGCTACAGTGTGGTGTCCTATTTGAAGAAACTCAGCCAACAGGTACGTGGTATTATGCAAAGTCATGCATTTCCCTCAGGTTGTGCTTCTCTTTTGAGCATTGAATGTTAGCCATTTCATATTTGGTTATTAGAACTGCATAATTTAACAATCATTAAACCATTCTAATGACTGAACACTGAACTGGAAGTTTTGTTTTACTGGAGTAAAATGACTGAACAGGGAGTTATTCGCATGTCTGTAGTGAAAGGCAATGAAGTGTGTGTTACACGCGTGTGTGTTATGAAagagaatgcagtgtgtgtgttatgaaagagaatgaggtgtgtgttacacacatacaggcaaaGGTGGAAGCAGACCGTGTATGCTCACTGGTTGGGAAGAAGGCAGGGCTGGAGGGAGGTGGAATTAAGCTACGCTGTAGAGGCTCTGCCCTTTCAATGGCTCACAGGAAAGACTTCACGCAGCTGCTCCAGAGCATCATGGGAGACGGACCAGCTTTGCCCCTGGAGTCCAACCCCAAAGAGTTCTCAGGGTTTCAACTCACTGTTCTCAATAAGGTCAGCTACATGGATATCGTACATTGCCCACTTAATGTTCATTCTGTGGCCATGTGTACTCAACAGAACCCGCTATGTCTTAAAGCAAATCATAATGTTTGGATTTTGACCTGTTCACTTAATTTCCCCTTGGCTGACAGGCCCTGAAGCCACAGGGGTTGCGTAACCCTTATGATGTACCCAGAGTGCACCTGCTAGACCAGCTAAGCCGCATGAGGCGGAACCTTCTgaatgcttgtgtttgtgtcctgAGGGGTCAGGATCAAGGTAATACCCAGAGCCATGGGGCATTAACTCATGATCATTCTTCTAATTtcacatttgtaatttattaatttatttatacactaaCAAATTTGAGATTTTTAAAGCTTAAATGAAATGTGGAAATGAGCATTGTCTGAGTTCATGTTCTTTCGGCTGTTTGATTTAGATCAACTTCACAGTGTGCCTATTGCACAGATGGGCAACTATCAGGACTTTCTGAAACAGTGCCCCGCCCCCTTGCGGGAAGTGGACCCGGACCAGCCCAAAAGGCTGCACACTTTTGGCAACCCCTTTAAGCTGGATAAGAAGGTACAATCTTTACTATTTGCTCATGTGCATAATTGACCTGCCAGTCCTCCCTAAGATTGACATGTGATTATAGCCGTATAATCACATCCCTCTAAATCTAAGACTGGTGTGTCTAAGAATAATTACTTTCATACTTTTGTCCTTTTGTCTTTCTGCATCACTATCAAATAACTGTTTTAAGGAAAAGCCAACTTCTGATCACTCTTGCCTTGCATAGTCTACTGTGAAAAGTTTGCGATCTGGTTTCATTTGGCTTCTTCCTAACTCTTCTTATAACTGCAAGATCAACATTAtcatatattcagtatattcagtaaCTGAAtatactggtgtgtgtgtgtgtgtgtgtgtatatatataaataaacttctgtttaattaaaatgaatttgaacTTTGCCCTCTCATTTGCACACAATGcctttttatctttgtttcagAGTTagggtttttacatttttaaacccTTCCTACCGCTTCCTTTTAGGCAATGATGGTTGATGAAGCAGATGAGTTTGTGACGGGCACTCAGGGGAAAGGCAAGCGCCCTGGAGAGCCCACTACTCCTACAGGAGGGAGTGCCCCCAAACGCAGGAGATGCATGTCCCCCCTACTGCGACCTGGACGAGCATATACACCACCCAATAATAAGGCATCCAGAGGTGAGCCCATTGCACATGGGGGGGGGTGCgcaaatgcattttattgtCCTATAAGGGAACGTGTGTACGCACATGCATTTTAACTAGTCGCATACCCCCCTGACCAAACCTGTATGGGCATACACACACTAGTTTGTCTAAGACAAAATTCTGCATATGCTTAACATCTGTAAATTCACTTTCATGTCCAGAAAACCACCAGTCTAGCCAGCTCGAGCTAGACTGTATCCCAGATATGGAGCCCTCTCCCAAACCAGAGCAGGCTCTGGACTCTCCGCAGGGAGTCTCTCTTGAGGTGGATGAAGAGGAAGCCCAGCAGGAGAACGGCCAGCCGGGTGAACAGGAGCCAGAAGAACATGAGCTGGTCACTCTGCGCTACCCGTCACCCAACCAGCTGAAGCAAAGGAGGAAAGACGAAGGCCAAGAGCTGAACACGGAGCTCCGTGCCCTCATTACCAAGGAGATCAGGAAACCAGGAAGACGTGAGTGGATGATGCGTCACAAAGTATTAAGTACAGAACACTATATGTACATGTTATGCTTTCTCAGGGCTTGCATTTTATAGGTATGTGTTTtgagtaaaataaacattttagttttattctgtatttatttgcagaaaagaACTGATCAAAACACTAAAGATGCAGTATTTACAGATTTCAAATAATACAAACTAAACTCCTTCATAGaaatttttaaacacaattcaAAACTCAGGAAGAGTTCAGAAATCAAAATTTAGTGGAATAACCCCTGTTTCAGTAACAGCCTGGCCTGCTCTCCACCTGTCTTTCACATAGCTCTTTAAGTAAGACTTGGTTCAGATGATCACAATCATTACCTCAATATGTAGAATGTTTTGGAATGTAGAGACGCTGATTTAAGAAAAGCTGGATTTGGCAGGGGTGGTGCACTTATTGCAGTtttgtgtagtataatgtatAAAGCAAATACCCCTTCTGCATGCCAAATGGGATTCCAAAATACAGTGGAAACAAAAGTGGTGTGTATGCTGCAGGCTAGTTGGTAACCAAGCGCTTTTTCCTTTATGGCAAACATTTATAGATGGAACTGGATTACTGTGAgactttctttttcatcttcagATTTTTCTATTTTAGCTGTAGCCACTTCCCAGCTATCAGGTCAATTTCACGTCACCTTTCTGCTGTTTACCAGGCAGGGCAAGGGCTATCACTTACTTCCTTCGAGACACATGCAGCCGACCATCATCTTCTCAAGTTCTAGGTTATGCAGCACCAGAGGGCAGTGTACCACACTCTTGAGGACGACCATGACTCATCAAGTGTCGCTGTAATTGACAGGGAACAGAAACTGTTGCGCCTCCCTCTCTGAGAGCACACGCCATTTTTGTTCTGTCAGGCTGCTGGCCACAGGTGGCTGAGGCAACATTGGAGATCAAACTTGTAGTCTCCTGATGATGGAGCAAAAGCTTTTCTGTTGTACCACCCTCAATTTGTATGATGACTTATTATTCCTACACTTTTTTTAAGGGTAGCCTTGAAGGCAGTCTTC
Coding sequences:
- the ints6 gene encoding integrator complex subunit 6 isoform X1 encodes the protein MISYTMPVILFLIDTSASMNQRSHLGTTYLDIAKGAVETFLKLRSRDPASRGDRYMLVSFEDASVGIKAGWKDSHATLMTELRTLQAVGLTTFGQSLRIAFDLLNLNRLVSGIDNYGQGRNPFFLEPAVIVAITDGSKLTSTSGVQDELHLPLTTPLPGSELTKEPFRWDQRLFSLVLRIPGYASLEPELLGGVPPDASPITPMCEVTGGRSYSVFSQRMLNQCLESLVQKIHSGVVINFEKTGPDPPEDVSMEVKSGPQPWHSCHKLIYVRPNPKTGVPVGHWPIPESFWPDQNSPTLPPRMAHPQVRFCCAEAEPMVVDKVPFDKYELEPSPLTQYILEKKSPLTCWQVFVSNSAKYGDLGQPFGYLKASTALNCVNLFVMPYNYPVVLPLLDDLIKVHKFKPTVKWRQSFENYLKTMPPYYITPLRKALRMMGAPNLLADSMEYGLSYSVVSYLKKLSQQAKVEADRVCSLVGKKAGLEGGGIKLRCRGSALSMAHRKDFTQLLQSIMGDGPALPLESNPKEFSGFQLTVLNKALKPQGLRNPYDVPRVHLLDQLSRMRRNLLNACVCVLRGQDQDQLHSVPIAQMGNYQDFLKQCPAPLREVDPDQPKRLHTFGNPFKLDKKAMMVDEADEFVTGTQGKGKRPGEPTTPTGGSAPKRRRCMSPLLRPGRAYTPPNNKASRENHQSSQLELDCIPDMEPSPKPEQALDSPQGVSLEVDEEEAQQENGQPGEQEPEEHELVTLRYPSPNQLKQRRKDEGQELNTELRALITKEIRKPGRRYERIFCLLKQIQGSLETRLIFLQNVIKEAARFKKRVLIEQLESFLEEIHIRANNMNHVDGF
- the ints6 gene encoding integrator complex subunit 6 isoform X3, whose translation is MFLVHSYGAFFFSWLNTQLRVRTLYPHHFLHLPLTTPLPGSELTKEPFRWDQRLFSLVLRIPGYASLEPELLGGVPPDASPITPMCEVTGGRSYSVFSQRMLNQCLESLVQKIHSGVVINFEKTGPDPPEDVSMEVKSGPQPWHSCHKLIYVRPNPKTGVPVGHWPIPESFWPDQNSPTLPPRMAHPQVRFCCAEAEPMVVDKVPFDKYELEPSPLTQYILEKKSPLTCWQVFVSNSAKYGDLGQPFGYLKASTALNCVNLFVMPYNYPVVLPLLDDLIKVHKFKPTVKWRQSFENYLKTMPPYYITPLRKALRMMGAPNLLADSMEYGLSYSVVSYLKKLSQQAKVEADRVCSLVGKKAGLEGGGIKLRCRGSALSMAHRKDFTQLLQSIMGDGPALPLESNPKEFSGFQLTVLNKALKPQGLRNPYDVPRVHLLDQLSRMRRNLLNACVCVLRGQDQDQLHSVPIAQMGNYQDFLKQCPAPLREVDPDQPKRLHTFGNPFKLDKKAMMVDEADEFVTGTQGKGKRPGEPTTPTGGSAPKRRRCMSPLLRPGRAYTPPNNKASRENHQSSQLELDCIPDMEPSPKPEQALDSPQGVSLEVDEEEAQQENGQPGEQEPEEHELVTLRYPSPNQLKQRRKDEGQELNTELRALITKEIRKPGRRYERIFCLLKQIQGSLETRLIFLQNVIKEAARFKKRVLIEQLESFLEEIHIRANNMNHVDGF
- the ints6 gene encoding integrator complex subunit 6 isoform X2, which produces MISYTMPVILFLIDTSASMNQRSHLGTTYLDIAKGAVETFLKLRSRDPASRGDRYMLVSFEDASVGIKAGWKDSHATLMTELRTLQAVGLTTFGQSLRIAFDLLNLNRLVSGIDNYGQGRNPFFLEPAVIVAITDGSKLTSTSGVQDELHLPLTTPLPGSELTKEPFRWDQRLFSLVLRIPGRSYSVFSQRMLNQCLESLVQKIHSGVVINFEKTGPDPPEDVSMEVKSGPQPWHSCHKLIYVRPNPKTGVPVGHWPIPESFWPDQNSPTLPPRMAHPQVRFCCAEAEPMVVDKVPFDKYELEPSPLTQYILEKKSPLTCWQVFVSNSAKYGDLGQPFGYLKASTALNCVNLFVMPYNYPVVLPLLDDLIKVHKFKPTVKWRQSFENYLKTMPPYYITPLRKALRMMGAPNLLADSMEYGLSYSVVSYLKKLSQQAKVEADRVCSLVGKKAGLEGGGIKLRCRGSALSMAHRKDFTQLLQSIMGDGPALPLESNPKEFSGFQLTVLNKALKPQGLRNPYDVPRVHLLDQLSRMRRNLLNACVCVLRGQDQDQLHSVPIAQMGNYQDFLKQCPAPLREVDPDQPKRLHTFGNPFKLDKKAMMVDEADEFVTGTQGKGKRPGEPTTPTGGSAPKRRRCMSPLLRPGRAYTPPNNKASRENHQSSQLELDCIPDMEPSPKPEQALDSPQGVSLEVDEEEAQQENGQPGEQEPEEHELVTLRYPSPNQLKQRRKDEGQELNTELRALITKEIRKPGRRYERIFCLLKQIQGSLETRLIFLQNVIKEAARFKKRVLIEQLESFLEEIHIRANNMNHVDGF